Proteins co-encoded in one Arachis hypogaea cultivar Tifrunner chromosome 13, arahy.Tifrunner.gnm2.J5K5, whole genome shotgun sequence genomic window:
- the LOC112732811 gene encoding probable CCR4-associated factor 1 homolog 11, whose product MTRIHDERGQLQQPPRVFLIPPPMVVGFPPFYGAAQPRFVERLPLLEPSPNSSVVIRQVWAANADSEFRIISSLIDKYRFVSIDTEFPGVVIRPRNKSYRSLVPEETYQVMKANVDALKIIQLGLTLSDEHGNLPDLGTNNRTHYIWQFNFRDFNLMRDIHAKDSVALLRSQGIDFARNAVAGVSSVHFAKLAAASGLLFNKALTWVTFHGAYDIGYLVKILTWGVLPTRLEEFLELVKELFGGNTYDVKHVMRFCNGLYGGLEKVADTLHVDQVAGKCHQAGSDSLLTCHTFHKIRESYFLANDDGFREYVNVFFGLEIAKA is encoded by the coding sequence ATGacgaggatccatgatgaacgaggACAACTTCAACAACCACCTAGAGTTTTTCTTATCCCACCgcccatggttgttggttttccGCCCTTTTATGGCGCCGCTCAGCCAAGGTTTGTGGAACGGCTGCCACTTCTAGAGCCCAGTCCCAACAGTTCCGTTGTGATCAGGCAAGTGTGGGCTGCCAACGCTGATTCCGAGTTCCGAATCATAAGCAGCCTTATTGACAAATATCGATTTGTCTCTATTGACACTGAATTCCCCGGCGTAGTAATCCGGCCCCGCAACAAGAGCTACCGGAGTCTTGTTCCAGAGGAAACTTACCAAGTCATGAAGGCCAATGTGGACGCACTCAAAATCATCCAGCTTGGACTCACTCTCTCCGATGAGCACGGCAACCTCCCTGACCTAGGAACCAACAACAGAACTCACTACATCTGGCAGTTCAATTTCCGAGACTTCAACCTCATGCGTGACATTCACGCAAAAGACTCTGTGGCACTCCTACGCAGCCAGGGCATCGACTTTGCACGCAATGCAGTGGCTGGAGTTTCTTCGGTGCATTTTGCGAAGTTGGCAGCAGCATCCGGGCTGCTGTTCAACAAAGCACTGACATGGGTCACATTCCATGGTGCTTATGATATTGGATATTTGGTGAAGATTCTGACGTGGGGTGTTCTTCCGACGCGCTTGGAGGAGTTCTTGGAGCTTGTGAAAGAGctgtttgggggaaatacttacgATGTGAAGCATGTGATGAGGTTCTGCAATGGCCTCTATGGCGGTTTGGAAAAGGTGGCTGACACACTTCACGTAGACCAAGTTGCTGGGAAGTGCCATCAGGCCGGGTCTGATAGCTTGCTCACCTGCCACACCTTTCACAAGATTAGAGAATCTTATTTTTTGGCTAATGATGATGGGTTTAGGGAATACGTTAATGTATTTTTTGGGTTGGAAATTGCAAAAGCTTAA